From the Lepisosteus oculatus isolate fLepOcu1 chromosome 1, fLepOcu1.hap2, whole genome shotgun sequence genome, one window contains:
- the LOC107077040 gene encoding leucine-rich repeat flightless-interacting protein 2: MPAGTERTGTPRKRGLSKGMSEDESLRHIMKETEGSARRLPQADSKLGSGRKLERAETQSEEDLIMGHPEMPDLQESYDEALQDIRALELQREVLLFEVDCLRETLGEVEELLAEARREGTDAMMELERERQARTQLEIKLDILAQEVQRLREEKLAVPAEPAGPLVKPGEEQAGLEEKEEEVAAAAKAQNVSQPVSEPDGASGGAFSPAETGPSEDEAETTDAGGVSASFLSRGEEVPAAEPGVPTSPQRGAQQETLPPQSEEEAQAVECVPPLSAAGEDSPLMKFQKLVHRTLAQLPGLQVATEVQDAAKAQIRSRSSLEPPLQTEGPPEEPPADSLHSSRESLTRKDSTESKNSDSCTVS; this comes from the exons ATGCCCGCCGGGACGGAGAGAACAGGGACGCCTCGGAAACGCGGTTTATCCAAGGGAATGAGCGAGGATGAGTCCTTGCGGCATATCATGAAAGAG ACCGAGGGCTCTGCCAGGCGCCTGCCCCAGGCCGACAGCAAGCTGGGCTCTGGCCGGAAGCtggagagagcagagacccag TCTGAAGAGGATCTGATTATGGGGCATCCTGAGATG CCCGACCTCCAGGAGAGCTATGACGAAGCCCTGCAGGACATCCGGGCCCTGGAGCTGCAGCGGGAGGTGCTGCTGTTCGAGGTGGACTGCCTACGGGAAACGCTGGGGGAGGTGGAAGAGCTGCTGGCCGAAGCCCGGCGCGAGGGCACCGACGCCATGATG GAGCTGGAGAGGGAGAGGCAGGCCAGGACGCAGCTGGAGATCAAACTGGACATCCTGGCGCAGGAAGTGCAGAGACTCAGAGAG GAGAAACTGGCCGTTCCTGCGGAGCCCGCTGGCCCCCTGGTCAAGCCCGGAGAGGAGCAGGCGGGcctggaggagaaggaggaggaggtggcggCGGCAGCGAAGGCGCAGAATGTCTCCCAGCCGGTCAGTGAACCAGACGGGGCCTCGGGCGGGGCGTTCTCCCCGGCAGAAACAGGACCGTCCGAGGACGAGGCCGAAACCACCGATGCGGGGGGCGTCTCAGCCTCATTTCTCTCGAGAGGGGAGGAGGTGCCCGCAGCGGAGCCAGGGGTCCCTACTTCCCCGCAGCGGGGGGCCCAGCAGGAGACTCTGCCCCCCCAGAGTGAGGAGGAAGCCCAGGCAGTGGAGTGTGTGCCCCCCCTGTCTGCAGCGGGGGAAGACAGCCCCCTGATGAAGTTCCAGAAGCTGGTCCACAGGACTCTGGCCCAGCTCCCGGGGCTGCAGGTGGCTACAGAAGTCCAGGATGCAGCTAAAGCCCAAATCAGGTCCCGGAGCAGCCTGGAGCCCCCCCTGCAGACCGAAGGGCCTCCTGAGGAGCCTCCAGCTGATTCCCTCCACTCATCCCGGGAATCCCTGACCAGGAAAGACAGCACTGAATCCAAGAATTCCGATTCCTGCACAGTCTCCTAA